A genomic window from Solanum stenotomum isolate F172 chromosome 10, ASM1918654v1, whole genome shotgun sequence includes:
- the LOC125841331 gene encoding ankyrin repeat-containing protein NPR4-like, with protein MDRRVNEAVFRGDVEAIQKLIEEDSNIVKQTIEGSLQHTILHLAARLGHVELVREIVKLFPEMVSAENRDQETPLHEACREGRVEIVRILVENDPSIAYKSNLWDKSVLYVACERGRIEVVKYLLHNNNMHMLLILEVDMSTTSLHAAASSGHTEVVKELVKVRADFAWKKDELMNGCSPLHIACSKGHLDITRVNIIAEILSVSLESSEMTTKHGETILHLAVKNNHFEVLKFLMESLDVSNLMNFQDTDGNTILHLATVRKLTTMIIYLLKLGVEVNALNQKGYTSLDVVEADASNSGALAIIPALQEAGAKRCDQLPPNFQDIQQVDASPILGSPWQRKTTSFLSPSSSSQHSYYNNNHHQRKRNNNNYRATRTKKIKLQSEGLRNARKTITIVAVLIATVTFAAGVNPPGGFNQENGKALLGKKTAFKVFLICNIVALFLSLGIVNVLVSVIPFKRRTMMKLMVATHKVMWISTLFMASAYIAAIWSILPQGKGDHWVLIEVVIIGGGCTMAVFLSLGILLVRQWKRKSEWRKQREDHKKMKDGSPKSNTSTVQEMKVVKKESHEGSTNSDVDSSDHGYHLF; from the exons atggacagGCGGGTGAATGAAGCAGTTTTCAGAGGAGATGTTGAAGCCATTCAAAAACTGATTGAAGAAGATTCCAACATAGTAAAACAAACCATTGAGGGTTCATTACAACACACCATATTGCATCTAGCAGCTAGACTTGGCCATGTTGAATTGGTGAGGGAGATTGTCAAGTTGTTCCCGGAGATGGTGTCAGCGGAGAACCGGGATCAGGAGACGCCCTTACATGAAGCATGTAGAGAAGGGAGAGTAGAAATTGTGAGAATTCTGGTTGAGAATGATCCATCGATTGCTTATAAGTCAAATTTGTGGGATAAGAGTGTGCTTTATGTAGCATGTGAGAGAGGGAGGATTGAAGTGGTTAAGTATTTgttacataataataatatgcaCATGTTGTTGATACTTGAAGTCGATATGTCCACTACTTCACTTCATGCTGCAGCTTCATCAGGCCATACAG AAGTAGTGAAGGAATTGGTTAAAGTTCGAGCTGATTTTGCTTGGAAAAAGGATGAGTTGATGAATGGTTGCAGTCCTTTACATATAGCATGCAGCAAAGGGCACTTAGATATAACAAGAGTGAACATTATAGCTGAGATACTCTCAGTGAGTCTTGAATCTTCTGAAATGACAACAAAACATGGTGAGACTATTCTTCATTTGGCTGTCAAGAACAATCACTTTGAAGTACTCAAGTTCTTGATGGAGTCTCTTGATGTTTCAAATCTCATGAATTTTCAAGATACTGATGGAAACACCATTCTACATTTGGCTACTGTTAGGAAACTCACCACC ATGATTATTTATCTACTTAAGCTTGGTGTTGAAGTAAATGCTTTGAACCAAAAAGGATATACATCATTAGATGTAGTTGAAGCAGATGCAAGTAACTCTGGTGCTCTTGCAATCATCCCTGCATTACAAGAAGCTGGTGCCAAAAGATGTGACCAATTACCACCAAATTTTCAAGACATCCAACAGGTAGATGCATCACCAATTTTGGGATCGCCATGGCAAAGAAAAACTACTAGCTTTCTGTCTCCGTCCTCATCATCTCAACATTCGTATTACAATAATAATCATCATCAAAGGAAGCgcaacaacaataattatcgCGCTACTaggacaaaaaaaatcaagctCCAAAGTGAAGGTCTAAGGAATGCAAGAAAAACGATAACAATTGTTGCAGTACTAATAGCAACTGTGACATTTGCTGCTGGTGTTAATCCTCCTGGTGGATTTAATCAAGAAAATGGAAAAGCATTATTGGGTAAAAAAACCGCGTTTAAGGTGTTTTTGATATGTAACATTGTGGCACTTTTCCTTTCCCTTGGAATTGTTAACGTCCTTGTTAGTGTTATCCCATTCAAGAGAAGAACAATGATGAAATTAATGGTGGCAACACATAAAGTAATGTGGATTTCTACATTATTTATGGCATCAGCTTATATAGCTGCAATATGGTCAATATTGCCACAAGGAAAAGGGGATCATTGGGTGCTAATTGAAGTTGTGATCATAGGAGGAGGGTGCACTATGGCTGTGTTTCTAAGTTTGGGTATTTTGTTAGTGAGACAATGGAAAAGGAAGAGTGAATGGAGAAAACAAAGAGAGGATCATAAGAAGATGAAAGATGGAAGTCCTAAGAGTAATACAAGTACAGTTCAAGAAATGAAAGTGGTGAAGAAAGAAAGTCATGAAGGTAGTACCAACTCAGACGTTGATAGCTCAGATCATGGTTACCATTTGTTTTAA
- the LOC125842977 gene encoding uncharacterized protein LOC125842977, with the protein MVCIFKCSDGQSLRPGTKDPYFVKQLIAEVVKELVKVRADFAWKKDELMNGCSPLHIACSKGHLDITRELLKLDMDLSGLQDNEGKTPLHWAVIKGRVNIIAEILSVSLESSEMTTKHGETILHLAVKNNHFEVLKFLMESLDVSNLMNFQDTDGNTILHLATVRKLTTVSFLYSSHFILCEGVLIERIEFKKDFVTFLWLYVMFEFAVKTQKLNIDESFIKNSMAYLSLFP; encoded by the exons ATGGTCTGTATTTTCAAATGTTCAGACGGCCAAAGTTTACGTCCGGG TACCAAAGATCCTTATTTTGTCAAACAATTGATTGCAGAAGTAGTGAAGGAATTGGTTAAAGTTCGAGCTGATTTTGCTTGGAAAAAGGATGAGTTGATGAATGGTTGCAGTCCTTTACATATAGCATGCAGCAAAGGGCACTTAGATATAACAAGAGAATTGCTAAAGCTAGACATGGACCTTTCTGGTTTACAAGATAATGAAGGCAAAACTCCACTTCATTGGGCAGTCATTAAAGGAAGAGTGAACATTATTGCTGAGATACTCTCTGTGAGTCTTGAATCTTCTGAAATGACAACAAAACATGGTGAGACTATTCTTCATTTGGCTGTCAAGAACAATCACTTTGAAGTACTCAAGTTCTTGATGGAGTCTCTTGATGTTTCAAATCTCATGAATTTTCAAGATACTGATGGAAACACCATTCTACATTTGGCTACTGTTAGGAAACTCACCACCGTAAGTTTTCTTTACTCTAgccatttcattttatgtgaagGTGTTTTGATTGAACgcatagagtttaagaaagactTTGTTACATTTTTGTGGTTATATGTAATGTTTGAATTTGCggtcaaaactcaaaaacttAACATAGATGAGTCTTTTATTAAAAActcgatggcatatttgagtcttttccctTAA